Proteins co-encoded in one Acidobacteriota bacterium genomic window:
- a CDS encoding class II fumarate hydratase produces the protein MTEHRVEKDSLGEVRVPAEAMWGAQTQRAVENFPVSGQGIPRGMIRAFGRIKRAYALENRARGALAPDLAEAVARAATEVLEGLWDDHFPVDVFQTGSGTSSNMNANEVIANRAIEILGGARGSKTPVHPNDHVNMGQSSNDVVPSAIHLAAAEAVTTNLLPALEGLARALADKAEAFDPIVKIGRTHLMDAVPVRLGQEFSGYAQQVRNAARRVEAALPSVCELALGGTAVGTGLNAPPGLAGAVILRLAEETGLPLRQAPNLFEALAARDALVALSGALRAAAVGLTKVAEDVRWLGSGPRCGLGEIRLPDLQPGSSIMPGKVNPVMAEMLVMVCAQVFGNDQVVAYSGARGQFELNAMLPVMARNLLESVAILSRGAEAFTKRCVDGLEADEARCAEMVERSLAMVTALAPVIGYDLAAELAKEAHATGRTVREICMERKVLPAHVLDDLLDARKMTG, from the coding sequence ATGACGGAGCACCGCGTCGAGAAGGATTCGCTGGGCGAGGTGAGGGTCCCCGCCGAGGCCATGTGGGGCGCCCAAACCCAGCGCGCCGTGGAGAATTTTCCCGTCAGCGGACAGGGAATCCCGAGGGGAATGATCCGCGCCTTTGGCCGGATCAAGCGGGCCTACGCGCTGGAGAACCGAGCGCGCGGGGCCTTGGCCCCGGACCTGGCGGAGGCCGTCGCGAGGGCGGCCACGGAGGTCCTGGAGGGGCTCTGGGACGACCATTTTCCCGTGGACGTCTTCCAGACGGGCTCGGGCACGTCCTCGAACATGAACGCCAACGAGGTGATCGCCAACCGGGCCATCGAGATCCTGGGCGGCGCGCGGGGCAGCAAAACCCCCGTCCATCCCAACGACCACGTGAACATGGGCCAGTCCAGCAACGACGTCGTCCCTTCGGCCATCCACCTGGCGGCGGCCGAAGCGGTCACCACGAACCTCCTGCCGGCCCTGGAGGGCCTCGCCCGGGCGCTGGCGGACAAGGCCGAGGCCTTCGATCCGATCGTCAAGATCGGGCGCACGCACCTCATGGACGCCGTGCCCGTCCGCCTTGGGCAAGAGTTCTCCGGATATGCCCAGCAGGTCCGCAACGCGGCCCGGCGGGTGGAGGCGGCCCTACCCTCCGTCTGCGAACTCGCCCTGGGCGGAACGGCCGTTGGAACGGGCCTCAACGCCCCGCCCGGCCTGGCCGGGGCCGTCATTCTGCGGCTCGCGGAGGAGACGGGACTCCCCCTGCGCCAGGCGCCGAACCTTTTCGAGGCCCTGGCGGCCCGGGACGCCCTCGTGGCCCTGTCGGGCGCCCTGCGCGCGGCGGCCGTGGGCCTGACCAAGGTCGCCGAGGACGTGAGGTGGCTGGGATCGGGACCCCGGTGCGGCCTCGGCGAGATCCGCCTGCCCGACCTTCAGCCGGGCTCCTCGATCATGCCCGGAAAGGTGAACCCCGTCATGGCCGAGATGCTCGTCATGGTCTGCGCGCAGGTCTTCGGGAACGACCAGGTGGTGGCCTACTCGGGGGCCCGGGGCCAGTTCGAACTGAACGCCATGCTCCCCGTGATGGCCCGGAACCTCCTCGAGTCCGTCGCCATCCTGTCCCGCGGCGCGGAGGCGTTCACGAAGCGCTGCGTGGACGGTCTGGAGGCCGACGAGGCGCGATGCGCGGAGATGGTGGAGCGCAGCCTCGCCATGGTCACGGCCCTGGCGCCCGTGATCGGTTACGACCTCGCCGCCGAGCTGGCCAAGGAGGCCCACGCGACGGGGAGGACCGTGCGCGAGATCTGCATGGAGCGAAAGGTGCTCCCGGCCCACGTTCTCGATGATCTCCTGGACGCCCGGAAGATGACGGGCTAA
- a CDS encoding potassium transporter Kup, translating into MGTVTESDALKGRGKRLFFLSLAALGVVYGDIGTSPLYTLRVCFGPELGLPVTEANVLGVLSLVTWALLFTISLKYLVFILKADNRGEGGILALMALAKPEASPSRTRALFLTAMGVFGAALLYGDGIITPAITVLGAMEGLEVVTPALAAYVVPLSLGVLVALFVLQKRGTARVGTLFGPVMTVWFLTLALLGAGAILTQPRVLLAFNPLYGMEFFARNGFHGFLILGAVFLAITGGEALYADMGHFGRRPIRLVWFLLVQPSLMLNYFGQGALLLTDPESARNPFFLLAPSWALYPLVALSTAAAVIASQAVISGAFSLTRQAVQLGFCPRMEIRHTSSLEIGQIYAPGVNWALMVSTILLVLGFQNSNRLAAAYGVAVTTTMVITTLIFLVVTVRRWNWPPLAAVPLSLAFLTVDLAFFGANIIKVQHGGYVPLLLAGAIFVLMFTWKKGRGILAQRLKEGALPADLFLDDVERNPPHRVPGTAVFMTGNPAGIPGALLHNLKHNHVLHERVALLTVTTEEVPVVSAKDRLTVEPLGHGFFRLSARYGFMETPDISQLLALAEGQGFPCDPMTTTFFLGRENLIPTDKPGMARWRKSLFGLMSRNAQSATMFFGIPANRVVELGAQIEL; encoded by the coding sequence ATGGGGACGGTCACCGAATCGGATGCCTTGAAAGGCCGGGGCAAGAGGTTGTTCTTCCTAAGCCTTGCGGCCCTCGGTGTCGTGTATGGGGATATCGGGACGAGCCCCCTCTACACGCTTCGCGTGTGCTTCGGCCCGGAACTGGGCCTTCCGGTAACGGAGGCCAACGTCCTGGGCGTGCTGTCCCTCGTCACCTGGGCCCTCCTCTTCACGATCTCCTTGAAATACCTGGTCTTCATCCTCAAGGCCGACAACCGGGGAGAGGGGGGAATCCTGGCCCTGATGGCTCTGGCCAAACCGGAGGCGTCCCCGAGCCGCACCCGCGCCCTCTTCCTGACGGCGATGGGGGTGTTTGGCGCTGCGCTCCTGTACGGGGACGGAATCATCACCCCCGCCATTACGGTCCTGGGAGCCATGGAGGGCCTGGAAGTCGTGACGCCGGCCCTCGCCGCCTATGTGGTCCCCCTCAGTCTCGGGGTTCTGGTCGCGCTCTTCGTTCTCCAGAAGCGGGGCACGGCCAGAGTCGGTACCCTCTTCGGCCCCGTGATGACCGTCTGGTTCCTGACCCTCGCCCTTCTCGGGGCGGGCGCGATCCTCACCCAGCCTCGCGTCTTGCTAGCCTTCAATCCCTTGTACGGGATGGAATTCTTCGCTCGAAACGGCTTTCACGGATTTTTGATCCTGGGCGCCGTTTTCCTCGCCATCACGGGGGGAGAAGCCCTCTATGCGGACATGGGCCACTTCGGCCGCCGCCCCATTCGGCTGGTGTGGTTTCTCCTGGTCCAGCCCTCCCTCATGCTCAACTACTTCGGACAGGGCGCCCTTCTCCTGACGGATCCCGAGTCCGCCCGGAACCCATTCTTTCTCCTGGCACCGTCCTGGGCCCTCTATCCCCTTGTGGCCCTTTCCACCGCGGCAGCCGTCATCGCGAGCCAGGCCGTCATTTCGGGGGCGTTTTCCCTGACCCGGCAAGCCGTCCAGCTCGGCTTCTGCCCCCGCATGGAGATCCGCCACACCTCCTCCCTCGAGATCGGCCAAATCTACGCCCCGGGAGTGAATTGGGCCCTCATGGTCTCCACGATCCTCTTGGTCCTCGGCTTTCAGAACTCCAACCGGCTCGCCGCGGCTTACGGGGTCGCGGTGACCACGACCATGGTGATCACGACCCTTATCTTCCTGGTGGTCACGGTCAGACGGTGGAACTGGCCGCCCCTCGCGGCGGTGCCGCTCTCGTTGGCTTTCCTGACGGTGGACCTGGCCTTTTTCGGCGCCAACATCATCAAGGTCCAGCACGGAGGATACGTCCCGCTCCTCCTGGCCGGGGCGATCTTCGTCCTCATGTTCACCTGGAAGAAGGGACGGGGAATTCTTGCCCAACGCCTCAAGGAAGGGGCCCTTCCCGCCGACTTGTTCCTCGACGACGTGGAGCGCAACCCTCCCCACCGCGTCCCGGGAACGGCGGTCTTCATGACCGGGAATCCGGCGGGAATCCCCGGCGCCCTCCTTCACAACCTGAAGCACAACCACGTCCTGCACGAGCGGGTGGCGCTCCTGACCGTGACCACAGAAGAAGTGCCGGTCGTATCCGCCAAGGACCGCCTGACGGTGGAGCCCTTGGGCCATGGATTCTTCCGCCTTTCGGCGCGTTACGGCTTCATGGAGACGCCCGATATTTCCCAGTTGCTGGCGCTGGCCGAGGGGCAGGGATTCCCCTGTGACCCCATGACGACGACCTTCTTCCTGGGCCGGGAGAACTTGATCCCCACGGACAAGCCGGGCATGGCGCGGTGGAGGAAGTCCCTCTTCGGCCTCATGTCCCGGAACGCCCAGAGCGCCACGATGTTCTTCGGGATTCCGGCCAACCGGGTCGTCGAGCTCGGCGCGCAGATCGAGCTCTGA
- the lipA gene encoding lipoyl synthase: MEVVRKPEWFKIRRLAVGEKASAVMGEIARSDLRTVCSSAACPNKGACFSEGTATFMILGDVCTRACRFCNIATGRPAPPDETEAERVAQAAERMGLRFVVVTSVARDDLPDEGAGAFAQTIRSVRQRLSGARIEVLTPDFSGREECLETVLGAGPDVFNHNVETVERLTPSVRAKATYLRSLQVLRAARRLAPHIPTKSGLMVGLGETRDELLRAFEDLAAAGVERLTVGQYLRPTKRHHPVIRYYEPGEFEDLKRAAHSAGIRAVLAGPLIRSSYHAGRM, translated from the coding sequence GTGGAGGTCGTTCGAAAGCCGGAGTGGTTCAAGATCAGGCGTCTCGCCGTGGGGGAGAAGGCGAGCGCCGTCATGGGCGAGATCGCGCGGAGCGACCTCCGAACGGTGTGTTCCTCCGCCGCCTGCCCCAACAAGGGCGCGTGCTTTTCCGAAGGAACGGCCACGTTCATGATCCTGGGGGACGTCTGCACCCGAGCCTGCCGGTTCTGCAACATCGCCACGGGCCGGCCCGCCCCGCCGGACGAGACAGAGGCCGAGCGGGTCGCCCAGGCCGCGGAGAGGATGGGATTGCGGTTCGTGGTGGTGACCTCCGTGGCGCGAGACGACCTGCCCGACGAAGGGGCCGGGGCCTTCGCACAGACCATACGCTCCGTCCGACAGCGGCTGAGCGGGGCGCGAATCGAGGTGTTGACCCCGGATTTCAGCGGACGGGAGGAGTGCCTCGAAACCGTGCTGGGCGCCGGTCCCGACGTCTTCAACCACAACGTGGAGACCGTGGAGCGCCTCACCCCGTCGGTCCGCGCCAAGGCCACCTACCTCCGCTCCCTTCAGGTTCTGCGCGCCGCCCGCCGCCTGGCACCGCACATCCCCACGAAGAGCGGCCTCATGGTGGGTCTCGGGGAGACCCGGGACGAACTCCTCCGCGCCTTCGAGGACCTGGCCGCGGCCGGCGTCGAGCGGCTCACCGTGGGCCAGTACCTGAGGCCCACCAAGCGCCACCACCCGGTGATCCGCTACTACGAGCCCGGGGAGTTCGAGGACCTGAAACGGGCGGCCCATTCCGCGGGGATCCGCGCCGTATTGGCGGGGCCTCTGATCCGAAGTTCTTACCACGCCGGCCGGATGTAG
- a CDS encoding SDR family oxidoreductase: MANAVLITGASSGFGLLTARLCHARGWNVVPTARDVRRIPPAPSDPGRWLPLRLDVTAPDSVAAAMASALERFGALDAVVNNAGIGHFSSAEEAAPDALRREFEVNFFGAVAVARAALPSMRARRKGRLVFVSSQWGRTGVPGFSGYCAAKFALEGWAEALAHEVRPFGVAVRLVEPGAFDTGFGERSLSVGKAVGDAESPYAGLYARLRAGFASERNPTGEPVAEAIFRAVSGEGESRLRIVVGKEAEAWSRARFAPGEEAFLLRLAREIGWDAEGGREVKP, encoded by the coding sequence ATGGCGAATGCCGTACTCATCACCGGCGCCTCCAGCGGCTTCGGCCTTCTGACGGCGCGACTCTGCCACGCGAGGGGATGGAACGTCGTGCCCACGGCCCGGGACGTTCGCCGCATCCCGCCGGCGCCCTCGGACCCCGGGCGCTGGCTTCCCCTGAGGCTGGACGTGACCGCCCCCGACTCCGTTGCCGCGGCGATGGCGTCGGCCCTGGAGCGCTTCGGAGCCCTGGACGCGGTGGTGAACAACGCCGGAATCGGCCACTTCTCCTCGGCGGAAGAGGCCGCGCCCGACGCCCTGAGGAGGGAGTTCGAGGTCAATTTCTTCGGGGCCGTGGCCGTCGCCCGAGCCGCGCTCCCCTCCATGCGGGCCCGGCGAAAGGGGCGCCTCGTCTTCGTCTCCTCTCAGTGGGGAAGGACGGGGGTCCCCGGCTTCTCGGGGTACTGCGCCGCCAAGTTCGCCCTCGAGGGCTGGGCCGAGGCCCTCGCCCACGAGGTGCGGCCCTTCGGCGTCGCGGTCCGCCTTGTGGAGCCGGGCGCCTTCGACACGGGCTTCGGGGAGAGGTCCCTGTCCGTGGGGAAGGCGGTGGGCGACGCCGAAAGCCCCTACGCCGGGTTGTACGCCCGCCTGCGCGCGGGCTTTGCGTCCGAGAGAAACCCGACGGGCGAGCCGGTGGCGGAGGCCATCTTCCGCGCCGTCTCGGGGGAGGGGGAAAGCCGCCTCCGAATCGTTGTGGGAAAGGAGGCGGAGGCGTGGTCCCGGGCCCGCTTCGCGCCCGGGGAAGAGGCGTTCCTCTTGAGACTGGCCCGCGAAATAGGCTGGGATGCCGAGGGCGGCCGGGAGGTCAAGCCATGA
- a CDS encoding mechanosensitive ion channel family protein → MTWSLAVLPPVPPPEGWEIWQFRSWGPWLSVRLLHLALFALGAFLLDRMLVLVLRRVRKAVEDDDPTTQNEVERRFETVTRILRRAGGVAIYATAFLMALNDFGVQIGPLLAGLGIVGVAVGFGAQTLVKDMITGFFVVLEDQFRVGDVVKINEFQGSVEYMGLRTTRIRAIGGEVHILPNSEIRFVTNFTRQWARAVLDVDVGYGTNLDAALAALGDVARWAREDPEVGRHVLEPFEILGVTALGESGVTLRMMAKVVPLQQWAVERALRKRVKEVFDAAGIEIPFPQRSVRLDPSALEALRARGEHTP, encoded by the coding sequence ATGACGTGGAGCCTCGCTGTCCTGCCGCCCGTGCCGCCCCCGGAGGGCTGGGAGATCTGGCAGTTCCGTTCCTGGGGGCCCTGGCTGTCGGTTCGGCTCCTCCACCTCGCCCTGTTCGCCCTGGGCGCCTTCCTCCTGGATCGGATGCTCGTGCTGGTTCTGAGGCGTGTGCGAAAGGCTGTGGAAGACGACGACCCGACGACTCAAAACGAAGTCGAGAGGCGGTTCGAGACGGTCACCCGCATCCTGCGGCGCGCGGGAGGCGTGGCCATCTACGCCACGGCCTTTCTCATGGCCCTCAACGACTTCGGCGTCCAGATCGGGCCGCTTCTCGCGGGCCTCGGCATCGTCGGCGTGGCCGTGGGCTTCGGGGCCCAAACCCTCGTGAAGGATATGATCACGGGCTTCTTCGTGGTCCTCGAGGATCAGTTCCGCGTGGGGGACGTGGTCAAGATCAACGAGTTCCAGGGCTCGGTCGAGTACATGGGTCTCAGAACCACGCGGATCCGGGCTATCGGCGGGGAGGTTCACATCCTTCCCAACAGCGAGATCCGGTTCGTCACGAACTTCACGCGCCAGTGGGCCCGCGCGGTCCTGGACGTGGACGTGGGGTACGGCACGAACCTGGACGCGGCGCTGGCGGCTCTCGGGGATGTGGCACGCTGGGCGCGCGAGGACCCCGAGGTGGGGAGGCACGTCCTGGAACCCTTCGAGATCCTGGGCGTGACGGCGCTCGGGGAATCCGGCGTCACGCTGCGGATGATGGCGAAGGTGGTGCCCCTTCAGCAGTGGGCGGTGGAGCGGGCCCTGAGGAAGCGGGTCAAGGAAGTCTTCGATGCGGCGGGGATCGAGATCCCGTTCCCCCAGCGTTCCGTCCGGCTGGACCCGTCCGCGCTGGAGGCGCTGCGGGCAAGAGGGGAGCACACGCCATGA